In Dromaius novaehollandiae isolate bDroNov1 chromosome 14, bDroNov1.hap1, whole genome shotgun sequence, a genomic segment contains:
- the LOC112985382 gene encoding MAGE-like protein 2, translated as MGLRRLPALLAAAVTAWCVLSPGLGSGTPSAASTTNPPGTAEPPGTERSARTRPPGQEGAGTERSWPPGPAGTSTGPAVTVGGTPAEGTPATAGPWGAVPTAVAPSGAGMLGNATVMGTAAPEGTPTRSPNPGAWEGASASAPPVSLAPTGDTSPGTSKDHAVAVELPTGTPGPTAVTASLAAGGPLSPASTPSPVGTDLATRGAPDARWWHGADVTQRDPSSAPGAGGLPMAGTDQPAVATAPSAPPATTEASGLPVPTATASARGQAAPGPERGLTPTAGVSGPAGTEGLPERGWDPPAGTGHPPASTSVPHASPTAPPVSPQPTPASSSAAPTAPAPGLGTPTATETLGMPERGDTGSRGATGRPPPSSSPPARGTPTPAPSTGQPAAPRHPATSQPAPGTPEASTAVVAGTSTSTGTPPAPADAASPHGSSSPSPMPGTLGWSTSGPGGWPAAGTPPARGPAVAPGVFVVEDQPPLLRAALLRVPCELVLDMGFVPALGDPASREHRGLLQRFNETISPLFMAVPGFLRLEVKSIRRGSVVLEYDALFAAARVPPRGPALGALLNATLAPGGIRPRLAVGTAPVLRNVALERPLDPCAVLFSCRAGFDCVAGADGTARCTSVCHRDYCKNHGICTHARDRQPVCQCPVGSDFWFMGLRCDYRVTQQGLLGMACGVLLSLALVGAVVAGLVIRRFRALLLQAKVDQTKSSYRRFCRLDDVSAQYWSQPWLASANSLDNPAFSNSEELLQLQILDNGCCSCRDDSAVANSYKQQPTPPARAVCRPGFHYDWDTSSSSMNDPMVDSGKASDISVSSWPMEPIQWTPFPILHQLSRQRPHKGRRPHSYCEGMELANLERSWTA; from the exons atggggctgcggcggctcccggcgctccTGGCGGCCGCGG tgACCGCCTGGTGTGTGCTGAGCCCGGGCCTGGGCAGTGGGACCCCCTCCGCGGCCAGCACGACCaacccccccggcaccgccgagCCCCCCGGCACCGAGCGGAGCGCCCGGACCCGGCCgccggggcaggagggagctggcaCCGAGCGCTCGTGGCCGCCGGGCCCtgccggcaccagcaccggcccggcAGTGACAGTGGGGGGGACACCCGCCGAGGGGACCCCCGCCACCGCCGGGCCCTGGGGAGCGGTGCCCACCGCGGTGGCTCCCTCCGGGGCTGGCATGCTGGGAAATGCCACGGTGATGGGCACCGCGGCGCCGGAGGGGACCCCCACGCGCTCCCCCAACCCTGGTGCATGGGAGGGGGCATCTGCCAGCGCCCCGCCGGTGTCCCTGGCCCCCACGGGTGACACCTCCCCGGGGACCAGCAAGGACCACGCGGTGGCTGTGGAGCTGCCgacggggacgcctgggcccactgCGGTGACAGCATCCCTGGCAGCGGGGGGGCCGCTGAGCCCTGCCAGCACCCCGAGCCCGGTGGGGACAGATCTGGCCACCCGAGGGGCCCCTGACGCCCGATGGTGGCACGGGGCCGACGTCACCCAGCGGGATCCCAGCTCTGCCCCGGGGGCTGGGGGTCTCCCCATGGCTGGCACAGACCAACCAGCCGTGGCGACAGCCCCCAGCGCGCCACCGGCCACCACCGAGGCGTCGGGGCTGCCTGTCCCCACCGCCACGGCCAGCGCCCGGGGGCAGGCGGCCCCTGGCCCGGAGCGAGGCCTCACCCCGACCGCGGGGGTGTCGGGGCCGGCCGGCACCGAGGGGCTCCCCGAGCGCGGCTGGGACCCCCCGGCCGGCACCGGGCACCCACCGGCCAGCACCTCGgtgccccacgccagccccacggccccgccgGTGTCCCCCCAGCCCACCCCGGCCAGCAGCTCTGCGGCAcccaccgccccggccccggggctcggcaccCCCACGGCCACCGAAACCCTGGGGATGCCGGAGCGGGGTGACACCGGGTCCCGGGGAGCcaccggccgcccgccgccctcctccAGCCCGCCGGCCCGCGGGACCCCGACGCCGGCCCCCAGCACggggcagccagcagccccccggcacccGGCCACGTCCCAGCCGGCCCCGGGGACACCGGAGGCCAGCACCGCCGTGGTGGCCGGGACCTCCACCAGCACGGGGACCCCCCCAGCTCCCGCGGACGCCGCCTCCCCccatggcagcagcagcccctcgcCGATGCCTGGGACTCTTGGCTGGAGCACGAGCGGCCCCGGGGGGTGGCCGGCGGCAGGGAcaccccccgcgcggggcccggcggtgGCACCCGGGGTCTTCGTGGTGGAGGATCAGCCGCCCCTGCTCAGAG CCGCCCTTCTGCGCGTCCCCTGCGAGCTGGTGCTGGACATGGGCTTCGTGCCCGCGCTCGGGGACCCGGCGTCACGCGAGCACCGCGGCCTGCTGCAGCGCTTCAACGAGACG ATCTCCCCCCTCTTCATGGCGGTGCCCGGCTTCCTGCGGCTGGAGGTGAAAAGCATCAG GCGGGGCAGCGTCGTGCTGGAGTACGACGCGCTGTTCGCGGCCGCCCGGGTgcccccgcgggggccggcgctggGAGCCCTCCTCAACGCCACGCTGGCGCCCGGCGGCATCCGCCCGCGGCTGGCGGTCGGCACGGCCCCCGTCCTGCGCAACGTGGCCCTGG AGCGGCCGCTGGACCCCTGCGCCGTGCTCTTCTCCTGCCGAGCCGGGTTCGACTGCGTGGCCGGGGCAGACGGCACGGCCCGCTGCACCTCCGTGTGCCACCGCGACTACTGCAAGAACCACGGCATCTGCACGCACGCCCGGGACCGCCAGCCCGTCTGCCA GTGTCCCGTCGGCAGCGACTTCTGGTTCATGGGGCTGCGCTGCGACTACCGGGTGACGCAGCAGGGCCTGCTGGGCATGGCCTGCGGGGTGCTGCTCAGCCTGGCCCTCGTGGGCGCCGTCGTCGCCGGCCTCGTCATCCGCCGCTTCCGGGCGCTGCTCCTGCAGGCCAAGGTGGACCAGACCAAGAGCAG CTACCGGCGGTTCTGCCGCCTGGACGACGTCTCGGCGCAGTACTGGTCTCAGCCCTGGCTCGCCTCGGCCAACTCGCTGGACAATCCCGCGTTCAGCAACTCCGAAGAGCTGCTCCAGTTGCAGATCCTGGACAACGGTTGCTGCAGCTGTAGGGACGACTCGGCGGTGGCCAACAGCTACAAGCAGCAGCCAACGCCGCCCGCGCGCGCCGTGTGCCGGCCCGG tttccatTACGACTGGGACACAAGTTCTAGCAGCATGAACGACCCCATGGTCGACTCAGGAAAAGCCAGCGATATTTCCGTGTCGAGTTGGCCCATGGAACCCATCCAGTGGACCCCTTTTCCCATCCTACACCAGCTGTCCAGGCAGCGACCG CACAAAGGCAGACGGCCGCATTCTTACTGCGAGGGGATGGAACTGGCCAATCTCGAGAGGAGCTGGACGGCCTGA